The Desulforegulaceae bacterium genome includes a window with the following:
- a CDS encoding restriction endonuclease subunit S, translated as MARLDKLIEELCPHGVEYVELKNISQLLNGYAFKSNRYSKEGIRVIRISDVQKGSISNKDLKFYSEDSIEDIQRYLLKENDLVMSLTGNVGRIAMILNKHLPAALNQRVVCIKVNEEKVLNRFLFHFFDQDSFENIAMRNSTGGGQKNLSTTWLGNFSIPLPPLPVQEEIVRILDNFTELTAELTAELTARKKQYEYYRDELLTFGDEVEWKTLGEVGELIRGSGLQKKHFRAEGVPCIHYGQIYTYYGTFADETISFVTKEHSKKLRKAQKGDVLISGVSENIEDICTPLGWFGDDVCISGDMFAFRHNQNTKYITYLLKTTDFSRYKERYAHGAKVTRLSRDRLLEYKIPIPPLAEQERIVSILDKFDALVNDISIGLPAEIEARQNQYEYYREKLLTVKELNSNEA; from the coding sequence ATGGCTAGGCTAGATAAATTAATAGAAGAACTTTGTCCACATGGGGTGGAGTATGTGGAACTTAAAAACATATCTCAATTATTAAATGGATATGCATTTAAAAGTAATAGATACAGTAAAGAAGGTATTAGAGTAATAAGAATATCTGATGTACAAAAGGGAAGTATTTCTAATAAAGATTTAAAATTTTACTCTGAAGATAGTATTGAAGATATCCAAAGATATTTGTTGAAAGAAAATGACTTAGTTATGTCCTTAACTGGAAATGTTGGAAGAATTGCAATGATATTAAACAAACATCTTCCGGCAGCTTTGAATCAAAGAGTAGTATGTATAAAAGTGAATGAAGAAAAAGTTTTAAATAGATTTTTGTTTCACTTTTTTGACCAGGATTCCTTTGAAAATATAGCTATGAGGAATTCAACAGGTGGAGGCCAAAAAAATCTTAGTACTACATGGTTAGGAAACTTTTCTATCCCCCTACCCCCACTCCCTGTCCAAGAAGAAATTGTCCGTATTCTGGACAATTTCACAGAGCTTACAGCAGAGCTTACAGCAGAGCTTACAGCAAGGAAAAAACAATATGAATATTATAGGGATGAGTTATTGACCTTTGGAGATGAGGTGGAATGGAAGACTTTAGGGGAGGTAGGAGAATTAATAAGAGGTAGTGGGTTACAGAAGAAACACTTTAGGGCTGAAGGGGTGCCCTGTATTCATTATGGTCAAATATATACTTATTATGGTACTTTTGCAGATGAAACTATCTCTTTTGTAACAAAAGAACATTCTAAAAAACTTAGAAAAGCACAAAAAGGAGATGTGCTTATTTCTGGAGTGAGTGAAAACATAGAAGATATTTGTACCCCGTTGGGATGGTTTGGAGATGATGTTTGTATAAGTGGAGATATGTTTGCATTTAGACATAATCAAAATACTAAATATATAACTTACTTATTAAAAACTACTGATTTTAGTAGATATAAAGAAAGGTATGCACATGGTGCAAAAGTTACAAGATTAAGTAGAGATAGATTACTTGAATATAAAATCCCTATACCTCCCCTAGCCGAACAAGAACGTATAGTATCTATCCTAGACAAGTTCGATGCCCTAGTTAATGACATCTCCATAGGTCTACCAGCAGAAATAGAAGCAAGGCAAAATCAATATGAATACTATAGGGAAAAACTGCTTACCGTCAAAGAATTAAATTCAAATGAGGCTTAG
- a CDS encoding MetS family NSS transporter small subunit, with amino-acid sequence MEFSAVLMMIFGLGVTWGGAAICIRIAMKKK; translated from the coding sequence ATGGAGTTTTCAGCAGTATTGATGATGATTTTCGGTCTTGGGGTTACTTGGGGCGGAGCTGCTATTTGTATAAGAATAGCAATGAAAAAAAAGTAA
- a CDS encoding type I restriction endonuclease subunit R: MTFYNIVASTEEQTVVAEYISEFGGEGKKHQSEAELEKEFISLLKEQGYEYLSILSEQNFIDNLRKQLEKLNNITFSDKEWERFFKESIASANEGIIEKTKKIQEDHIQVLRLDNGTSKNIYLIDKKDIHNNRLQVLNQYEEDGGTYKSRYDVTILVNGLPLIHIELKRRGVAIREAFNQINRYQRDSFWASHGLFEYVQLFIISNGTHTKYYSNTIRDTHIKEQLKGRQKKTNKTSNSFEFTSFWADNNNRIISDLVDFTKTFFAKHTILNILTKYCVFTSEDLLLVMRPYQIAASEKILNRILISTNYKKTGTKDAGGYIWHTTGSGKTLTSFKAAILATEIPTIDKVIFVVDRKDLDYQTMKEYDRFEKGAANGNSSTRVLQRQLENKNQHGGYEDYKIIVTTIQKLDVFIKKNKKHDIYNKHVVLIFDECHRSQFGDMHRAIIGNFRNYHIFGFTGTPIFAANAPSGGNPAFSTTEQVFGEKLHTYTIVDAINDGNVLPFRIDFINTIRTPAHIEDEKVYAIDREKALAAPERISEVVTYILDHFDQKTKRQSFYSFTAKWEEREKDSKEIIEKRESRRVAGFNSIFAVASIPMAIKYYSEFKKQIEENNKDLRVATIFSFAPNEEEIDGILADENLDADNLDQSSRDFLESAIKDYNKLFSTNFDTSSDKFQNYYKDLSLRVKNREVDILIVVNMFLTGFDATTLNTLWVDKNLRQHGLIQAFSRTNRILNSVKSFGNIVCFRDLKEETDKAIALFGDKDAGGIVLLKTYEEYYEGYSKDGVYQPGYRDLVKDLRAKYKLGQPIIGEFDQKEFIKLFGKILRLRNILISFDEFENDRLLGERELQDYQSVYIDLYQDFKGGKTGDKENINDDIVFEIELIKQIEVNIDYILMLVAKYKDSNCKDKDILTTIDKAINSSIELRSKKDLIESFIAQVNASTEVDEDWKIFLNDNKEKDIEKLIKEENLREEETRKFIDNAFEDGFIKTTGTDIDRIIPPISRFASNSRSIKKQTIIDKLLAFFEKYFGLV, encoded by the coding sequence ATGACTTTTTATAATATAGTAGCTTCTACTGAAGAGCAAACTGTAGTTGCTGAATATATTTCAGAATTTGGGGGTGAAGGAAAAAAGCATCAATCAGAAGCTGAATTGGAAAAAGAATTTATCAGCCTGCTTAAAGAGCAGGGCTATGAATATTTAAGCATATTATCTGAACAAAACTTTATTGATAACTTAAGAAAACAATTAGAAAAGTTAAACAATATTACTTTTTCTGATAAGGAATGGGAAAGATTTTTCAAAGAGTCCATTGCTTCTGCCAATGAAGGAATAATAGAAAAGACCAAAAAAATCCAAGAAGACCATATCCAGGTACTTAGGCTTGACAATGGAACTTCAAAAAATATTTATCTGATAGACAAAAAAGACATTCACAACAATAGATTACAAGTTCTTAATCAGTACGAAGAAGACGGTGGAACTTACAAGAGCCGTTATGATGTTACTATTTTAGTAAATGGCCTTCCTCTTATTCATATAGAATTAAAAAGAAGAGGAGTAGCCATAAGGGAAGCTTTTAATCAAATTAACCGCTATCAAAGGGATTCTTTTTGGGCTTCCCATGGGCTTTTTGAGTATGTTCAGCTCTTTATTATATCCAATGGAACTCATACTAAATATTATTCTAATACAATAAGAGATACCCATATTAAAGAACAGCTAAAAGGCAGACAAAAGAAAACTAATAAAACATCCAATAGCTTTGAGTTTACTAGCTTTTGGGCAGATAACAACAATAGAATTATTTCAGATTTAGTTGATTTTACCAAGACTTTTTTTGCTAAACATACTATTTTAAACATTTTAACTAAATATTGTGTTTTCACCAGTGAAGATTTGCTTTTGGTAATGAGACCATATCAAATAGCTGCATCAGAAAAAATTTTAAATCGTATATTAATATCTACTAATTATAAGAAAACCGGAACAAAAGATGCAGGTGGCTATATTTGGCATACCACAGGTTCTGGTAAGACCCTAACTTCCTTTAAGGCTGCAATACTTGCCACAGAAATACCCACAATCGATAAGGTTATTTTTGTAGTAGATAGAAAAGATTTAGACTATCAAACCATGAAAGAATATGATCGCTTTGAAAAAGGAGCTGCTAATGGTAATTCCTCTACTAGAGTACTTCAAAGACAATTAGAAAACAAAAACCAGCATGGTGGTTATGAGGATTATAAAATAATAGTAACTACCATTCAAAAACTAGATGTCTTTATAAAAAAGAATAAGAAACATGATATTTATAATAAACACGTTGTTCTAATCTTTGACGAGTGCCATAGGTCTCAATTTGGTGATATGCATAGGGCTATTATTGGAAACTTTAGGAATTACCACATATTTGGCTTTACAGGAACACCCATATTTGCAGCCAATGCACCATCTGGAGGCAATCCAGCTTTCTCTACTACTGAGCAGGTTTTTGGCGAGAAACTCCATACCTATACCATAGTAGATGCTATAAATGACGGAAATGTCCTGCCCTTTAGAATTGACTTTATTAATACCATAAGAACACCAGCTCATATAGAAGATGAAAAGGTTTATGCCATAGACAGGGAAAAAGCCCTAGCTGCACCAGAGAGAATATCTGAAGTGGTAACTTATATACTAGACCATTTTGACCAAAAGACAAAAAGACAGTCCTTTTATTCCTTTACAGCTAAATGGGAGGAAAGAGAAAAAGATAGTAAAGAAATTATAGAAAAAAGAGAATCTAGAAGGGTGGCAGGCTTTAACTCTATTTTTGCAGTTGCCTCTATTCCTATGGCTATTAAATATTATAGTGAATTTAAGAAACAAATAGAGGAAAACAATAAAGACTTAAGAGTAGCCACAATCTTTTCCTTTGCTCCTAATGAGGAAGAGATAGACGGCATACTTGCTGATGAAAACTTAGATGCAGATAATTTAGATCAGTCATCTAGGGACTTTTTAGAATCAGCCATAAAAGATTATAATAAACTTTTTTCTACTAACTTTGATACTTCCTCAGACAAGTTTCAAAACTACTATAAGGACCTGTCTCTAAGGGTTAAAAATAGAGAAGTTGATATTTTGATAGTAGTAAATATGTTCTTAACTGGATTTGATGCTACCACTCTAAACACTCTTTGGGTGGATAAAAATTTAAGACAACATGGATTAATACAGGCCTTCTCAAGAACAAATAGGATTTTGAACAGTGTAAAGTCCTTTGGCAATATAGTTTGTTTTAGGGACTTGAAGGAGGAAACTGATAAGGCAATAGCTCTTTTTGGTGATAAAGATGCAGGAGGAATAGTCCTTCTTAAAACCTATGAAGAATATTATGAAGGTTATTCTAAAGACGGAGTCTATCAACCGGGTTATAGAGATCTTGTGAAAGATTTAAGGGCAAAATATAAATTAGGACAACCTATTATAGGTGAATTTGATCAAAAAGAATTTATAAAGCTTTTTGGCAAAATCCTAAGACTTAGAAATATATTAATTTCATTTGATGAATTTGAAAATGACAGGCTTTTAGGTGAAAGAGAGCTTCAAGATTATCAAAGTGTTTATATAGATCTTTACCAGGACTTTAAGGGTGGAAAAACTGGTGATAAAGAAAACATCAATGATGATATAGTTTTTGAGATTGAGCTTATCAAGCAAATAGAAGTGAATATAGATTATATTTTAATGCTGGTAGCCAAATATAAAGACTCTAATTGTAAAGATAAGGATATTTTGACGACCATTGATAAGGCTATAAATTCATCCATAGAGCTTAGGAGCAAAAAGGATCTTATTGAAAGTTTTATTGCCCAAGTTAATGCCTCTACTGAGGTAGATGAAGATTGGAAAATCTTTTTAAACGATAATAAAGAAAAGGATATAGAAAAACTAATCAAAGAGGAAAACTTGAGGGAAGAAGAAACTAGAAAATTTATTGATAATGCCTTTGAAGATGGTTTCATAAAAACTACAGGAACAGATATAGATAGGATAATCCCTCCAATATCTAGGTTTGCTTCTAATAGTAGGAGTATTAAGAAACAAACAATAATCGACAAGCTATTGGCTTTTTTTGAAAAATACTTTGGACTGGTATAA
- a CDS encoding type I restriction-modification system subunit M: MGNRKEQERAELHRTIWSMANDLRGSVDGWDFKQYVLGMLFYRYISENITSYINKGEHEAGFKDFDYARLSDEDAESAREDLVKTKGFFILPSELFENLKDRAEGDDNLNETLEAIFKNIEASTKGTESEVNFKGLFDDLDVNSNKLGSSVVRRNEKLVKLINSVAEMKLGSYQDNTIDAFGDAYEYLMSMYASNAGRSGGEYFTPQEVSELLTKIALVGKTEVNKVYDPACGSGSLLLQSAKILGKNNIRQGFFGQEINMTTYNLCRINMFLHDVGFDKFDIANADTLKDPQHWDDEPFEVIVSNPPYSTKWDGDANPILINDPRFSPAGVLAPKSRADLAFIMHSLAWLSTNGTASIVCFPGVLYRSGAEQKIRKYLIDNNYVDAIIQLSDNLFFGTSIATCIMVLRKSKSENSTLFIDASKEAIKVTNNNKLTDENIETILDIYKGKEEIQYVSKLVPNDEIAKEDYNLSVSTYVEIEDTREKIDIRVLNKEIKEIVTRQDELRKAIDEIVAEIEVE, encoded by the coding sequence ATGGGAAACAGAAAAGAACAAGAAAGAGCAGAATTACACCGCACCATCTGGAGTATGGCCAATGATTTAAGGGGTAGTGTAGATGGTTGGGATTTTAAACAATATGTTTTAGGTATGCTCTTTTATAGATATATCTCAGAAAATATTACTTCATACATAAATAAAGGAGAGCATGAAGCAGGATTTAAAGACTTTGATTATGCAAGATTATCTGATGAAGATGCTGAATCTGCTAGAGAAGATCTGGTAAAAACTAAGGGCTTCTTTATACTGCCAAGCGAGCTTTTTGAAAATTTAAAAGATAGGGCAGAGGGTGATGACAACCTTAACGAAACTCTTGAAGCTATCTTTAAAAACATAGAAGCTTCCACAAAGGGAACAGAAAGTGAAGTTAATTTTAAAGGTCTTTTTGATGATTTAGATGTAAACTCTAATAAATTAGGTAGTTCAGTAGTAAGAAGAAATGAAAAACTAGTTAAACTTATAAATTCAGTAGCAGAAATGAAACTGGGATCTTACCAGGATAATACAATAGATGCCTTTGGTGATGCTTATGAATACTTAATGTCTATGTATGCTTCTAATGCTGGAAGATCTGGTGGAGAATATTTTACCCCTCAAGAAGTATCAGAGCTTTTAACCAAAATAGCCCTGGTTGGAAAAACAGAAGTAAATAAAGTTTATGACCCTGCCTGCGGATCTGGTTCCCTGCTTTTACAATCTGCTAAAATTTTAGGAAAAAACAATATAAGGCAAGGTTTTTTTGGGCAAGAAATTAATATGACAACTTACAATTTATGCAGGATAAATATGTTTTTGCATGATGTAGGCTTTGATAAATTTGATATTGCCAATGCAGATACTTTAAAAGATCCTCAGCACTGGGATGATGAACCATTTGAAGTAATTGTATCTAATCCTCCCTATTCCACTAAATGGGATGGAGATGCAAATCCTATTTTGATAAATGACCCTAGATTTTCACCGGCAGGGGTTTTAGCACCAAAATCAAGGGCAGATTTAGCCTTTATAATGCATTCATTAGCTTGGTTGTCAACAAATGGAACTGCTTCTATTGTATGTTTCCCAGGGGTCTTATATAGAAGCGGAGCAGAGCAGAAAATAAGAAAATATTTAATAGATAATAACTATGTAGATGCGATTATTCAACTTTCAGATAATCTATTTTTTGGAACTTCTATAGCTACTTGTATTATGGTACTTAGGAAGTCTAAATCAGAAAACTCAACTCTTTTTATTGATGCATCTAAAGAGGCTATAAAAGTTACTAATAACAATAAGTTAACTGATGAAAACATAGAAACAATCTTGGATATATACAAGGGCAAGGAAGAAATTCAATATGTGTCTAAGTTAGTTCCTAATGATGAAATAGCGAAAGAAGATTACAACTTATCAGTTTCTACATATGTGGAGATAGAGGATACAAGGGAAAAGATAGATATAAGGGTTCTCAATAAGGAAATAAAAGAAATCGTTACTAGACAAGACGAACTAAGGAAGGCCATAGATGAGATAGTAGCAGAAATTGAGGTGGAATAG